From Solibacillus isronensis, the proteins below share one genomic window:
- a CDS encoding tetratricopeptide repeat protein codes for MTKENSDLEKLDQSLTGLISENTRAIMLLEQNDYDESYTLFKKLARETPSVQSLNNLAWFMLREEENRDEARTLLEQTLVFNPKSSFPYMLLGEIALHNKKYNEAKHYLLQALSFSETEEVTYNLAMAHFQLGEYKQAAKVFSRCDGDSGITQLHEVVSWLYAGHVDKAKALLANWNDEADDYTGAMEIADVYVELGCYNEARVQFEKEWNSYYTSPYCVSRYAYTLWQLEDYDACRAVVQQAIQQKKEERIDEQQRELDEHWTAQDRDECVIELIEQQQTIETLWHRLENGVVPPFEYDMYPNGGCQLFGCMQHGHPEYEEVT; via the coding sequence ATGACAAAAGAAAATAGTGACTTAGAAAAGCTAGACCAATCTTTAACAGGTCTCATTTCGGAAAATACGAGAGCGATTATGCTGTTAGAGCAAAATGACTATGATGAATCCTATACGCTATTTAAAAAGCTGGCTAGAGAAACACCGTCTGTTCAAAGTCTTAATAATTTGGCATGGTTTATGCTGCGTGAGGAAGAGAACCGAGATGAAGCAAGGACATTATTAGAGCAAACGTTGGTCTTTAACCCGAAGTCTTCCTTTCCGTATATGCTGCTCGGTGAAATTGCATTACATAACAAAAAATATAATGAAGCAAAGCATTATTTATTGCAGGCACTCAGCTTCAGCGAGACGGAGGAAGTGACCTATAATTTAGCAATGGCGCATTTTCAGCTCGGTGAATATAAGCAAGCAGCGAAAGTCTTTTCTCGCTGTGATGGTGATTCAGGAATTACACAATTACACGAGGTCGTTTCTTGGCTGTATGCAGGTCATGTTGATAAGGCAAAGGCACTTTTAGCCAATTGGAATGATGAAGCGGATGATTACACAGGTGCTATGGAAATTGCAGATGTTTACGTAGAGCTTGGTTGTTACAATGAAGCACGAGTACAGTTTGAAAAAGAATGGAACAGCTATTACACTTCACCTTATTGCGTCAGTCGCTATGCGTATACCCTGTGGCAATTAGAGGACTACGATGCTTGTCGGGCAGTCGTTCAACAAGCTATTCAACAGAAAAAAGAAGAACGAATCGATGAACAACAAAGGGAGCTAGATGAGCATTGGACAGCGCAGGATCGTGACGAGTGTGTAATTGAATTAATCGAACAGCAACAAACCATCGAAACGCTATGGCATCGCTTAGAAAATGGTGTTGTACCACCCTTTGAATATGATATGTACCCTAATGGCGGCTGTCAGCTATTTGGCTGCATGCAGCATGGCCATCCTGAATATGAAGAGGTGACGTGA